From a region of the Eulemur rufifrons isolate Redbay chromosome 7, OSU_ERuf_1, whole genome shotgun sequence genome:
- the ARL6 gene encoding ADP-ribosylation factor-like protein 6 isoform X3, with protein sequence MGLLDKLSGLLGLKKKEVHVLCLGLDNSGKTTIINKLKPSNAQSQDIVPTIGFSIEKFKSSSLSFTVFDMSGQGRYRNLWEHYYKEGQAIIFVIDSSDRLRMVVAKEELDTLLNHPDIKHRRIPILFFANKMDLRDAVTSVKVSQLLCLENIKDKPWHI encoded by the exons ATGGGATTGCTAGACAAACTTTCAGGCTTGCTCGGCCTAAAGAAGAAGGAGGTTCATGTTTTGTGCCTTGGGCTGGATAATAGTGGCAAAACAACGATCATTAACAAACTTAAGCCTTCAAAT GCTCAATCTCAAGATATAGTTCCAACAATAGGATTCAGCatagagaaattcaaatcatCCAG tttatcTTTTACAGTGTTTGATATGTCAGGTCAAGGAAGATACAGAAATCTCTGGGAACATTATTATAA AGAAGGTCAAGccattatttttgtcattgatAGTAGTGATAGATTAAGAATGGTTGTGGCCAAAGAAGAACTTGATACTCTTCTGAATCAtccag atATTAAACATCGTCGAATTCCAATCCTATTCTTTGCAAACAAAATGGATCTTAGAGATGCAGTGACATCTGTAAAAGTGTCTCAATTGCTGTGTTTAGAGAACATCAAAGATAAACCATGGCACATTTG a
- the ARL6 gene encoding ADP-ribosylation factor-like protein 6 isoform X2: MGLLDKLSGLLGLKKKEVHVLCLGLDNSGKTTIINKLKPSNAQSQDIVPTIGFSIEKFKSSSLSFTVFDMSGQGRYRNLWEHYYKEGQAIIFVIDSSDRLRMVVAKEELDTLLNHPDIKHRRIPILFFANKMDLRDAVTSVKVSQLLCLENIKDKPWHICASDAIKGEGLQEGVDWLQDQIQAVKT; this comes from the exons ATGGGATTGCTAGACAAACTTTCAGGCTTGCTCGGCCTAAAGAAGAAGGAGGTTCATGTTTTGTGCCTTGGGCTGGATAATAGTGGCAAAACAACGATCATTAACAAACTTAAGCCTTCAAAT GCTCAATCTCAAGATATAGTTCCAACAATAGGATTCAGCatagagaaattcaaatcatCCAG tttatcTTTTACAGTGTTTGATATGTCAGGTCAAGGAAGATACAGAAATCTCTGGGAACATTATTATAA AGAAGGTCAAGccattatttttgtcattgatAGTAGTGATAGATTAAGAATGGTTGTGGCCAAAGAAGAACTTGATACTCTTCTGAATCAtccag atATTAAACATCGTCGAATTCCAATCCTATTCTTTGCAAACAAAATGGATCTTAGAGATGCAGTGACATCTGTAAAAGTGTCTCAATTGCTGTGTTTAGAGAACATCAAAGATAAACCATGGCACATTTG TGCTAGTGATGCCATAAAAGGAGAAGGATTGCAAGAAGGTGTAGACTGGCTTCAAG aTCAGATCCAGGCTGTGAAGACATGA
- the ARL6 gene encoding ADP-ribosylation factor-like protein 6 isoform X1, giving the protein MGLLDKLSGLLGLKKKEVHVLCLGLDNSGKTTIINKLKPSNAQSQDIVPTIGFSIEKFKSSSLSFTVFDMSGQGRYRNLWEHYYKEGQAIIFVIDSSDRLRMVVAKEELDTLLNHPDIKHRRIPILFFANKMDLRDAVTSVKVSQLLCLENIKDKPWHICASDAIKGEGLQEGVDWLQEKTIQSDPGCEDMKR; this is encoded by the exons ATGGGATTGCTAGACAAACTTTCAGGCTTGCTCGGCCTAAAGAAGAAGGAGGTTCATGTTTTGTGCCTTGGGCTGGATAATAGTGGCAAAACAACGATCATTAACAAACTTAAGCCTTCAAAT GCTCAATCTCAAGATATAGTTCCAACAATAGGATTCAGCatagagaaattcaaatcatCCAG tttatcTTTTACAGTGTTTGATATGTCAGGTCAAGGAAGATACAGAAATCTCTGGGAACATTATTATAA AGAAGGTCAAGccattatttttgtcattgatAGTAGTGATAGATTAAGAATGGTTGTGGCCAAAGAAGAACTTGATACTCTTCTGAATCAtccag atATTAAACATCGTCGAATTCCAATCCTATTCTTTGCAAACAAAATGGATCTTAGAGATGCAGTGACATCTGTAAAAGTGTCTCAATTGCTGTGTTTAGAGAACATCAAAGATAAACCATGGCACATTTG TGCTAGTGATGCCATAAAAGGAGAAGGATTGCAAGAAGGTGTAGACTGGCTTCAAG aaaaaacaataca aTCAGATCCAGGCTGTGAAGACATGAAAAGATAA